In Clostridium omnivorum, the DNA window GAATTTGTTAAAATATCAAAATGCACTTAAACAGTCTCAGCTTAGGGTTTTACAATCGCAAATTAACCCACACTTTTTATTTAATACTCTAAATTGTATTAATCAAACTGCAATAAGTGAAAATGCTGTAATAACAGAAAGTTTAATTACTTCAGTTTCAGGTATCTTAAGATACAGTTTAAGAATGATGGATAGAAATGCAACTCTTATGGAAGAAGTTAATGTAGTTAAACAGTACATGTATATTCAAGAACTAAGATATGGTGATAGAATTAAATTTAATCTAAGTATTAAGGGTGATTTAAATAGAGTAATGGTGCCAGGAATGACCCTTCAACCTTTTGTTGAAAATGCCTTTATTCATGGCATAGAACCAAAAGAAGATGGAGGATTTATTAATATTGATATACACGAACTGGGGGATTCGTGTACAGTTATAATAGAGGATAATGGATGCGGTATTGATGAAGAAACATTAAATAAGATAATTTGTGAAGAGAGCAAACTTAAGCATATAGGACATACTACTGGAATGGGAATAAGGTCTGTAGTTGAAAGACTTGAACTTATTTATGAGGAAAAAGGTATTTTTAAAATAGAAAGCAAAAAAGGCTGCGGCACAAGGATTTACTTACAAATTCCAATAAAGGAGTAGAAATGTGTATGGTGAAGTTGCTTATTGCTGATGATGAAAAATATGATAGGGATTCTATAATTAATATTATCAAAAATGAATTTATGGAACAGTTAGAAATAAGTGAAGCCAGAAATGGTAGAGAGGTAATAGAAGTATTTGAACGTGTTAGGCCAGATATAATTATTACCGATATAAAGATGCCAGGAATAAATGGATTAAAAGCCATACAGGAGATTAGAAAAATTAACCCAAATGTTTTCATTATAATTATTACAGCTTATGATTATTTTGATTTTGCTGTAGAAGCAGTTAAGAATAACGTAAAAGAGTATATTTTAAAACCATTTAGCAGAGTAGAGCTTATTGAAAAGATGAAGGAAGCAATAAGTTTTGTTAATAATGAGAAAGAAAAGCGTAAAAATGAAATTGAGAATCAGGAGAAAATTTATAATCTAATGCCTATTTTAGAAAATGAACTAAGCTATTCAATTATTAATGATACATTATATTCAATTGATTACGATACATACCTTAGGTATCTAGAAATGGATTTTAGAAATGGTTATGCAATGGTGGTACAGTTAAACAATGTAACTAACGATGAAAGTCTTAAGTTCAAAGTTGGAGAATATGTAAAAGAATATATAAATCATAGATATAGAACTATAGGCAGTTATCTTTTTACAAAAAATTTAGTATATTTTATTGAAGTTAAATCCAAAGAGGATGAAGAAGTAAAAGCTGATGCTATTAAACTAGCAGCTGATATATGCAGAGAAGTTAAAAAAGTATTTGGGATCACATTAAATATAGGTGTTGGAGTGTGCTGTGAAGGACTAGTAAAATTACATAAATCCTATGAAGAAGCCTGTATCTCTATAGAGTATAAGGTCCAGAATAATGCAGTTAGGTATTTTGGAGACGTGATAAATGCTCAGGAACCTGTGAATGCAGATAGTGAAAAAATTGCCCTTTTTAAGGCTGTTGAGCAATATATTATAGATAACATTAAGGAAGAAATAGATCTAGAGAAAACTGCGGCAAAATTTAATCTTAGTTCTTATTATTTTAGCAGAACTTTTAAGGAGATATTAGGATATAATTATTCTGATTATGTAAATATAGTTAGAATTAATAAGGCAAAAGAATTCCTACTAAATAAGTCTAAAAGTATTAAGGAAGTATGCTTTTTAGTGGGGTATAGTGATCCAAATTATTTTAGTAAGGTATTTAAGAAATATGAGGGCATTAGCCCAACTGAATTTAAACAAAATATAAATTAGAATGTAATATTCTATTGTAAAAGCGCCATAAGCGCTTTTTTTATAGTATTTTTTTGCTGTAGATTAGGTAATAATCCTCCATAAAATTTGAGCAATATTTTATTGTAGTACAGCAGAAAATTACGTTTAAGATAACGTATACATGTATTACTATTAAGTTATGAAGTATATTGAATAAAAGGGGGAAAAAGTAAATGAAAAAGATTATTTCAGGAGTTTTATCAGTACTGCTCGCTTTAAGTTTAGTTGGGTGCGGTACAACGAAACCAACTAGCACTACAACTACAGATTCCAATGGAAAGGGTGCTCTTATAGGTGTTGCTATGCCAACTCAATCACTTCAGCGTTGGAATCAAGACGGAGCAAATATGAAGTCACAGCTTGAAGCTAAAGGCTACAAAGTTGACTTGCAATACTCAAACAATGATGTTAACACTCAAGTTCAAGGAATTGAGAACATGATAACAAAAGGATGTAAAGTTCTTGTTGTTGCATCTATCGATGGTGCAGCACTTACTGATGTTCTGAAAAAGGCAGGGGATAACGGAGTAAAGGTTATAGCTTATGATAGATTGATTATGAAGACAAGTAATGTTGACTATTATGCAACTTTTGATAATTTTAAAGTAGGAGTTATTCAAGGACAATATATTGAAAAGAAACTCGGACTTAAAGATGGTAAGGGACCTTTCAACATAGAATTATTTGCTGGTTCACCAGACGATAACAATGCAACATTTTTCTATAACGGGGCAATGAGTGTACTTCAACAATACATTGACAATGGAAAATTAGTTATAGGCAGTAAGCAAAAGGATTTTACAACCATAGCTATTCAAGGCTGGGATTCAGCTAAAGCTCAAGCAAGAATGGATAACTTAATTACTGCAAACTATGCAAACGGAAAGAAACTTGATGTTGTACTTTCACCAAATGATAGCTTAGCTATTGGTATTGTTGCATCACTTAAAAATGCAGGCTA includes these proteins:
- a CDS encoding response regulator is translated as MVKLLIADDEKYDRDSIINIIKNEFMEQLEISEARNGREVIEVFERVRPDIIITDIKMPGINGLKAIQEIRKINPNVFIIIITAYDYFDFAVEAVKNNVKEYILKPFSRVELIEKMKEAISFVNNEKEKRKNEIENQEKIYNLMPILENELSYSIINDTLYSIDYDTYLRYLEMDFRNGYAMVVQLNNVTNDESLKFKVGEYVKEYINHRYRTIGSYLFTKNLVYFIEVKSKEDEEVKADAIKLAADICREVKKVFGITLNIGVGVCCEGLVKLHKSYEEACISIEYKVQNNAVRYFGDVINAQEPVNADSEKIALFKAVEQYIIDNIKEEIDLEKTAAKFNLSSYYFSRTFKEILGYNYSDYVNIVRINKAKEFLLNKSKSIKEVCFLVGYSDPNYFSKVFKKYEGISPTEFKQNIN
- the chvE gene encoding multiple monosaccharide ABC transporter substrate-binding protein, whose amino-acid sequence is MKKIISGVLSVLLALSLVGCGTTKPTSTTTTDSNGKGALIGVAMPTQSLQRWNQDGANMKSQLEAKGYKVDLQYSNNDVNTQVQGIENMITKGCKVLVVASIDGAALTDVLKKAGDNGVKVIAYDRLIMKTSNVDYYATFDNFKVGVIQGQYIEKKLGLKDGKGPFNIELFAGSPDDNNATFFYNGAMSVLQQYIDNGKLVIGSKQKDFTTIAIQGWDSAKAQARMDNLITANYANGKKLDVVLSPNDSLAIGIVASLKNAGYGTADKPFPVLTGQDCDKPNVLAMINNQQSMSIFKDTRTLAAKVVEMVDAILQGKTAETNDTKTYNNGVKVVPSFLCDPVYADKDNYKQILIDSGYYKESDLK